ATGGCGACGGTGAAATCTTAACGTTTGCCATTATTTTTGCTAAAAAATCTCCAACCCTTTAAAAGCATAGCGGCTGCCCCCACTACTAATGATTATGCCCAATAGCATGTATTGCCATTTAATCATTTGGCTGATATAAAATAATCAGTAAAAAACGGTCGGTAGATATCACTACCTCGTGCTTGATTACGCTGGTGTGTGTTAAACTGTGTCGCTAACTATTTATAGCCCGATTTAATAGATGGCGATAAATCCGCCTCATTAAGCACAAATTTTAAATATTATTTTGAAGTATCCGTTTTTAGGTACCGTTATTTTTATATATTATTTTTTAGATAATGTTATCTTGAAAACTTTTTAGCGTTACTAATTTCTAGCAGTTTTTTAGCATTGTAATTGTAGTATTTTGAGCCTTTATTCATATCAACTCATTTTTGATATTATTGACAACCTCTACGCCATATTTTGATGAATCGATTGATTATATCAACGCACTGAGCGAGCGATAGCGCGTCACAATATAAAAATGTCCGATGCAAGTAAGCGAGTATTTATGAACGATAAGTCAGTTTCTAAGTCCACATCTCAACTGGCCACCTTAATCCAAATGGGTAAAGAGCAAGGCTATCTCACCTATGCTGAGGTGAATGACCAACTGCCCGACTCTATTACCGAAAGCGATCAGATCGAAGATATTGTGCAAATGCTGACCGACGTTGGTATCAAAATCTTTGAATCTGCGCCTGATGCCGATGACATCTTGATGAACGATGATTCAAGTGATGATGACATGGCAGCGGATGAGGCAGCGGCGGTATTGGCCTCTGTTGAGACTGAGCCGGGCCGCACCACTGACCCTGTGCGTATGTATATGCGTGAAATGGGTACGGTTGATCTATTGACCCGTGAAGGTGAGATCGCCATTGCCAAGCGTATCGAAGAAGGCATTCGTGACGTACAGCATGCGATGTCTTACTGGCCGGGCACCGTACAGTTCGTCCTTGATGAGTATCAAAAAGTACAAGATGGTGAGAAAAAGCTTTCTGACGTCATTACTGGCTTTTTAGATCCTGAGACCGAAGCAGACAAAATCGCTGCCCAAGAAGCGAAAGAGGCAGCAAAAGAAGAACGTGAACGCATAAAAGAAGAGAAAGAAAATCCGCCTGTGATCAAAGCAAAAGCCAAAGCAGCGGCGCTTGATGATGAGGACGAGGATGAAGACGACGTTGAAGAGGAAGCTGAAGAAGAAACCAGCGGTATCGATCCTGAAGAAGTACGTCTGCGTCTAGAAGAAATCGAACACTTATTTATTAAAGCCAAGCAAGCCTTGCTAGATTATGGCCGTGGTAGCGCAGAAGCAGACGCAGCATATGCGCTGCTCGCAGAACGCTTTATGATGCTAAAGTTGAACAATCGCTTGTCAGATCAAGTCATGGCCATCATGCATGATGTCTATGATGATGTGCGTAAGCAAGAACGTCAAATCATGCGTTTGGTCATTCGCCGTGGACGTATGCCACGTGAAGAGTTCCGTAAGACTTTCCCTAGCAACGAAACCAACGTCGATTGGCTGATTGAGCGCATCAAGGGCAAACCTGCATTTGCTGGTACGCTAGAAAAAGTCACTGATGATGTTATTTTATTGCAACGTCGCATTCGTGACTATGAGCAACAGCTCGACATGAAAATCCACGATATGAAAGACGTGGCGCGCCGTATGGCAGTCGGTGAAGCAAAAGCTCGCCGCGCCAAAAAAGAAATGGTCGAAGCTAACCTGCGTCTGGTTATTTCTATCGCGAAGAAATATACCAACCGTGGTCTACAGTTCTTGGATCTAATCCAAGAAGGTAACATCGGTCTGATGAAAGCGGTTGATAAATTTGAATATCGCCGTGGTTATAAGTTCTCGACCTATGCCACATGGTGGATTCGTCAGGCGATTACCCGCTCTATCGCTGACCAAGCGCGTACCATTCGTATTCCTGTACATATGATCGAGACGATTAATAAAATAAACCGTGTCTCACGTCAATTGCTACAAGAAATGGGACGCGAGCCAACACCTGAGGAGTTAGGTGAACGCTTAGAGATGGACGAAGTTAAAGTCCGTAAAGTACTGAAAATCGCCAAAGAACCTATCTCTATGGAGACACCCATCGGTGATGATGAAGACTCGCATCTAGGTGATTTCATCGAAGATGGTACTATCTCAAGCCCTGTTGATGATGCGACCGCAGCTGGTCTGCGTGAAGCGACTCGTGATGTATTGGGCAATCTGACTGAGCGTGAAGCACGCGTGCTAAAAATGCGCTTTGGTATCGACATGCCAACGGATCATACCTTGGAAGAAGTAGGTAAGCAGTTTGACGTAACACGTGAGCGTATTCGTCAGATTGAGGCAAAAGCACTGCGTAAATTGCGTCATCCGTCACGCTCTGAGCATCTGCGTTCTTTCTTAGAGAATGATTAATCATAAAGCAAACTAAGCACCAATAAAAAAGCCGAGTTTATCTCGGCTTTTTTGGGTCATCGATTTGATGGCTCGAATGCTATAACTACATGTCTTCATCGAGGAATACAAGAACGAGCTTGCAATAGAACTATACAATATATATGATTCGTATACATTTTATATACTAGGTAAAACAATGGGTATTGTTAAAATTGATGATGCGCTACACGAAGAGCTTCGTAAAGCCAGTGCGGTAATGGTACGTTCGATTAACGCGCAGGCAGAGTATTGGATAAAGATAGGTATGTTGGCCGAGGCCAATCCTCACGCATCTTATACCGATATCATCAGCGAGCAGTTAAAACGAGCAGATGTTAATATAGGAAATCTTATCGATGGCTAAAATCGCGCTAAAGACACCTGAAGAATTGGCCATCATGCGTGAGTCTGGACGCTTATTGGCATCGGTTTTTGCTTACCTAGATACGCACATGGTTGCTGGCATCTCCACAATGACTGTCAATGATTTAGTCGAGCGCTATATTGTGGATGTTTTGCAGTCACGACCTGCCAGCAAAGGTCAATACGGCTACCAATACGTGCTCAATACTTCTGTCAATCAAGTAGTTTGTCATGGTGTACCCTCAAGCAATCAAGACCTAAAATCAGGCGACATCATCAATGTGGACATTACTTTAGAAAAAGGCGGCTTTATTGCCGACTCTAGCAAAATGTATATGATTGGCGATGTGATGCCCTTAACAAAACGCCTCGTCGATAACACTTATGAGGCCATGTGGGCAGGTATCCGTATGGTCAAACCGGGCGCAACGCTCGGTGATGTCGGGCATGCCATTCAAAGCCATGCCGAACAGCACGGTTACTCTGTCGTTAGAGAATACTGCGGGCATGGTATCGGTCGCGAAATGCACGAACAGCCTGAAGTTTTACATTATGGTCGCGCAGGTGCAGGCTTGGTTTTAAAACAAGGCATGACCTTTACTATTGAGCCAATGATTAATCAAGGCAAAGCCAAAGTAAAAATGAAAAAAGACGGCTGGACGGTGGTGACTGCAGACAAAAAGCTTTCTGCCCAATGGGAGCATACCATCGCGGTGACTGCCGATGGTTATGAAGTGCTGACGCTGCGTGAAGAAGAGACCCGTTAGAGCGTGCTTACAGTTTCCCTTGCTGCTGCGCAATACAAAAGCGATTTAAGTATTCAAGTATTTAAGTATTTAAGTATCATCTTATTATTGCCATATTGGTAACTACTGATATCATAGGTCGCGATGATTTGAGTATACGCTGATTGATACCCTTGCCATCGCTTTTTTATACATGCCATCGATAGGAAACTGACATGATTGTCCGGCAAACCCCAAACGCTCTCAAGATACTTTTTACCCTGCACGGCTCTGTCATTCCAAAAATTTATCCGCAAATTTTGCTGATCGCGCTTCTCAGCACACTTATAACAATTATTCAGCACTGGCTTCCTGACTCTTTTCCTTATTATGGTATGGCTCCTTTTACCTTGCTAGGAATCGCGTTGTCGCTATTTCTTGGTTTTCGTAACAATGCCAGTTATCAACGCTGGTGGGAAGCTCGAGGGCTTTGGGGTCAGTTGGTATATGATGCGCGTAGCTTAACCCGTCAAGTGCTTTCTTTTATAGATGCTGATACCGAAAATGGGCGCGAGACTGGGCGAACGATGGTTTACCTGACCATTGCTTTTGCGCATGCTGTGCGCCATCGCCTGCGCGGCTCGTCACCTTGGCATGATGTCGAGCCTTTTGTCGCATCAAAACACCATGATAGTATGCGCCAAGCGCGCAACCTCCCTGATTACATCATGCGCCTCATGGGTAAGCAGCTCGGCGACATTCGGCGTCAAGGACTGGTGTCAGAGCAAGTCATACAGAACATGGACGAGCGCCTGACGTCTATGACCATTGTATTAGCGGCCTGCGAGCGCATTCATAATACACCGCTGCCGTTTGCTTATATGCTGCTGGTTCATCGCACGACCTATCTGTATTGCATCATGTTGCCTTTTGGCTTGGTGGCCTCGCTCGGTTGGGTGACTCCACTGATTTGTGCCGTGATCGCTTATACCTTTTTTGGTTTGGATGCCCTCAGTGAAGAGCTAGAAGAGCCCTTCGGCTTAGCTGCCAACAAGCTACCCCTGACTGCATTATCGCGTACTATCGAGATCAATCTGCGAGAAGCATTAGAAGAGGCAGATATTCCGCCTGAGATCACTCCTATCAATGGATATTTACCATAAACGTGTTGCCTTAATTTATGAGATATTTTTTATATATCCTACCGTTGGGTCGCTAAATAATATAGGCAATAGTAGAGCTTTTATGAATAAAAAATGCATTTGAAAATAGTGATTTCTCTCGCCATTATCGTGGTACTTGACCAGCTTAATAAAAGGTAAAATCCTGTCTATTTACGCTTGCAAGACAACCTTTATTCATGGTTTTTTGCGCATCACTTGCTAATGATAACTGAATTCGTCTACCATAGAGCCGATTGCTTAAGTACGAGCAGTTTAAACTTATGTAAACTTTATATTTATTTCTGAAAAATAAACCTTGTCGGGGTGCTTTGATTTTTGATGCTTTAACTACAATTCAAAATCATGGCTGAGAGTTACCCGCGAACCTGATGCAGTTAGCACTGACGTAGGAAACAAGCGTGACATTTTATAGCACACCTCTTAAGCATCTTATTGCTAAGCAAGCCTTGCTGGTTTATTCACATAATCTGGTAAGGTTTTTTTGTGCCTGCTCACTGATCACCTCCTACTCTTTGCTTACTCGCATTTTATAACAGTAAGTGAACACTATGAACTACCAAACGTTACGCCACAATTGCCCCACATGGGCTGACTACATTCAGCATGATTTTGTCAAACAGCTAACGGCAGGTACGCTCGCCCCTGACAGCTTTCGTCACTACCTTGTGCAAGACTATTTATATCTGATTCACTATACCCGTGTGATGGCATTGAGCGTATATAAGAGTGATACGCTGGCACAAATGCGTGTCGGTCAAGCAGGCATCAACGCCATGCTCGATATGGAAATTGGCATGTATCTCGATTTATGTCATGAGTGGGACATCCCACTTAAAGCAGTAGAAAGCGCCCCTGAATCTGCCGTGACCATTGCCTATAGCCGCTACCTATTGGACGCTGCGATGTCAGGCTCATTAGCTGAGCTTTATGCAGCGATTGCTCCTTGTTTGATGGGCTATGGCGAAATTGGCAAACGCATTAAAGAACAAGGTTTTGTCGCGGACAATCCTTACCAGCCATGGATTGATGTCTTTGCCAGTGACGAATTTCAAGCGATTACCGCGCAGAATGAAGCGCAGATTAATACGCTACTAGCACAGGCTAATCCTACTCAGGCAGACAAATTCCAACAGTTATTTAATACTGCTTCACGTATGGAAGTGAATTTTTGGCAACAAGCGCTTGATCTGTCCTAGCCCTATGCAAAGTGCTAGCTTTATGGCAAATACTTTTATATACCATATTTATTATAAATAAAATTTAACTTAACCCTAAACATAATAATGGACACACTTAAGGAGAAACATCATGGCAGCATTTGATGAACATGCAAGCGCGTATGACAGCTGGTTTTTTGACAACCAAAACTTACTGACCAGTGAGCTAAAGCTGGTCGCGCATTTCTTAGATAAGGATAGTGAGATATTGTCTATCGGCTGCGGTAGTGGACTGTTTGAGTCACTATTGGCGCAGGATTATGATATCCATATCAGGCACGGCATTGAGCCTTCAAAAGACATGGCTGAAATCGCTAAAAAGCGCGGCTTACAAGTGGATATTAATCCTGCCGAGACTTGCGATATTGAGCCAAATAAGTTTGATATCATCATGTTTAACGGCAGTGTCAGCTACATCAACGATTTGGATGCCTGTATTAAAAAGGCATTTGATGCCTTAAAAACCGGCGGCAAATTGATTGTTATCGATGTGCCAAAAGAAAGCGGTTTTGCCAGCTTATATAATTTAGCAAGCTCATTAAATACTTGGGAGCATCCGCTACTTGCGCACATCTCCCCTGCTGATCCCTATCCTATCGAGCTGGTTAAATCAGCAAATTGGCGCACCTCTGATGAAAAAATCGCGCTGATGCAAGCCAATGGTTTTGTCGATTTTGAGTATGCACAAACCTTACTGACCCATCCTATGTATGCCAATGACAAGGTGCAAGAAGTCGTCGAAGGCTATGACCGTGGGGATTATGTTGCTGTTTGTGCTTATAAAAAATGAACTGCTGTGTGTATTAGCATGTGATTATCATGGATGACTGAGCAAAATTTATGACAGATCACAGTGATCCATAGCATACTGTCATTGCCATTTTAGCACTTGAATTATAAGTTTAGTGCCACTATAAATGGTGGATAAAGCTCTTATGCTAATAGCTAACATTTAATAAAGCGAGGCACACATCATGACTGACGATCCAAAAGACAGCACCAATCAAAACAACAACCAAGCACCAGCAAATGAAAAAT
This region of Psychrobacter sp. JCM 18902 genomic DNA includes:
- the rpoD gene encoding RNA polymerase sigma factor RpoD encodes the protein MNDKSVSKSTSQLATLIQMGKEQGYLTYAEVNDQLPDSITESDQIEDIVQMLTDVGIKIFESAPDADDILMNDDSSDDDMAADEAAAVLASVETEPGRTTDPVRMYMREMGTVDLLTREGEIAIAKRIEEGIRDVQHAMSYWPGTVQFVLDEYQKVQDGEKKLSDVITGFLDPETEADKIAAQEAKEAAKEERERIKEEKENPPVIKAKAKAAALDDEDEDEDDVEEEAEEETSGIDPEEVRLRLEEIEHLFIKAKQALLDYGRGSAEADAAYALLAERFMMLKLNNRLSDQVMAIMHDVYDDVRKQERQIMRLVIRRGRMPREEFRKTFPSNETNVDWLIERIKGKPAFAGTLEKVTDDVILLQRRIRDYEQQLDMKIHDMKDVARRMAVGEAKARRAKKEMVEANLRLVISIAKKYTNRGLQFLDLIQEGNIGLMKAVDKFEYRRGYKFSTYATWWIRQAITRSIADQARTIRIPVHMIETINKINRVSRQLLQEMGREPTPEELGERLEMDEVKVRKVLKIAKEPISMETPIGDDEDSHLGDFIEDGTISSPVDDATAAGLREATRDVLGNLTEREARVLKMRFGIDMPTDHTLEEVGKQFDVTRERIRQIEAKALRKLRHPSRSEHLRSFLEND
- a CDS encoding ParD-like family protein yields the protein MGIVKIDDALHEELRKASAVMVRSINAQAEYWIKIGMLAEANPHASYTDIISEQLKRADVNIGNLIDG
- the map gene encoding type I methionyl aminopeptidase, encoding MAKIALKTPEELAIMRESGRLLASVFAYLDTHMVAGISTMTVNDLVERYIVDVLQSRPASKGQYGYQYVLNTSVNQVVCHGVPSSNQDLKSGDIINVDITLEKGGFIADSSKMYMIGDVMPLTKRLVDNTYEAMWAGIRMVKPGATLGDVGHAIQSHAEQHGYSVVREYCGHGIGREMHEQPEVLHYGRAGAGLVLKQGMTFTIEPMINQGKAKVKMKKDGWTVVTADKKLSAQWEHTIAVTADGYEVLTLREEETR
- a CDS encoding bestrophin family protein; this translates as MIVRQTPNALKILFTLHGSVIPKIYPQILLIALLSTLITIIQHWLPDSFPYYGMAPFTLLGIALSLFLGFRNNASYQRWWEARGLWGQLVYDARSLTRQVLSFIDADTENGRETGRTMVYLTIAFAHAVRHRLRGSSPWHDVEPFVASKHHDSMRQARNLPDYIMRLMGKQLGDIRRQGLVSEQVIQNMDERLTSMTIVLAACERIHNTPLPFAYMLLVHRTTYLYCIMLPFGLVASLGWVTPLICAVIAYTFFGLDALSEELEEPFGLAANKLPLTALSRTIEINLREALEEADIPPEITPINGYLP
- the tenA gene encoding thiaminase II, whose translation is MNYQTLRHNCPTWADYIQHDFVKQLTAGTLAPDSFRHYLVQDYLYLIHYTRVMALSVYKSDTLAQMRVGQAGINAMLDMEIGMYLDLCHEWDIPLKAVESAPESAVTIAYSRYLLDAAMSGSLAELYAAIAPCLMGYGEIGKRIKEQGFVADNPYQPWIDVFASDEFQAITAQNEAQINTLLAQANPTQADKFQQLFNTASRMEVNFWQQALDLS
- a CDS encoding class I SAM-dependent DNA methyltransferase, whose protein sequence is MAAFDEHASAYDSWFFDNQNLLTSELKLVAHFLDKDSEILSIGCGSGLFESLLAQDYDIHIRHGIEPSKDMAEIAKKRGLQVDINPAETCDIEPNKFDIIMFNGSVSYINDLDACIKKAFDALKTGGKLIVIDVPKESGFASLYNLASSLNTWEHPLLAHISPADPYPIELVKSANWRTSDEKIALMQANGFVDFEYAQTLLTHPMYANDKVQEVVEGYDRGDYVAVCAYKK